A single genomic interval of Persephonella atlantica harbors:
- a CDS encoding general secretion pathway protein GspK — MVVIFAVIIVSSLIFMLSSITEEYYIYKQYLYEYENREQIYLIFNSVEKAVKNLFKNDDATYDSLDEFWAKQIPFITEDAQINVLIVDQERYLNPNYLISKNGKDINQTYFQIFSRLFDQLNIDKQIIYNIIDWIDTNNVSDGGNEHYKDYSTKNSKLDSLSELKLIGIDDNTLNGYEKNGIQYIGLKDILSVYTNGKININTCSKQVLISLDPDIDQNIAEEIISYRKKRAFKRIENLSLVGDVSSDIIYRLKRSNIVDVKSKNFLINAEIIYRERKYKLQILIRREGNSLKTVWRRLL; from the coding sequence ATGGTAGTAATATTTGCTGTTATAATAGTTAGCAGCTTAATTTTTATGCTTTCTTCTATAACAGAGGAGTATTATATCTATAAACAATACTTATACGAATACGAAAATAGGGAGCAGATTTATCTTATTTTTAACTCCGTGGAAAAAGCTGTAAAAAACCTCTTTAAAAATGACGATGCCACATATGACAGCTTAGATGAGTTCTGGGCCAAACAGATTCCTTTTATAACAGAAGATGCTCAGATTAACGTTCTAATAGTAGACCAAGAAAGATATTTAAATCCCAACTATCTAATATCCAAAAATGGAAAAGATATTAATCAAACTTACTTTCAGATATTCAGTAGATTGTTTGACCAGTTAAACATTGATAAACAGATTATATACAATATCATAGACTGGATAGACACCAATAATGTATCTGACGGAGGAAATGAACATTACAAAGATTATTCTACCAAAAACAGTAAATTAGATAGCTTATCGGAGCTAAAGCTGATAGGAATAGACGACAACACTTTAAACGGCTACGAAAAAAATGGTATTCAGTATATCGGACTTAAAGATATTTTATCTGTGTACACAAATGGAAAAATTAACATTAACACCTGTTCTAAGCAGGTATTAATCTCTTTAGACCCAGATATAGACCAAAACATTGCAGAAGAGATAATATCATACAGAAAAAAAAGAGCATTTAAAAGGATAGAAAACTTGTCATTGGTAGGAGACGTTAGCTCTGATATTATATACAGACTAAAAAGAAGCAATATTGTGGATGTTAAAAGTAAAAATTTTTTAATTAACGCAGAAATTATTTACAGGGAGAGAAAATATAAGCTACAGATACTAATAAGACGGGAAGGAAACAGCTTAAAAACAGTTTGGAGAAGGTTGTTGTAA
- a CDS encoding SCO family protein yields MGRFYKLWSFLLVVLITAVSYAHQFYGYPYIQKINNFTLTDQNGKRVSLSDFRGKYLLVFFGYTYCPDVCPTSMLRIKETLEKLEKYKDKVHVLFISVDPERDTPELLKKFISFYDPDGKHITGLTGSPEEIKKIAKMFRAYYEKVPLKNNPEVGYLIDHTAFIYLIDKNGIMRLIFRPANDDPEKIAQDIIYVIKYFGE; encoded by the coding sequence ATGGGACGTTTTTATAAACTGTGGTCTTTTCTTTTGGTAGTGCTTATCACAGCTGTTAGCTATGCCCACCAGTTCTATGGATACCCATATATACAGAAAATAAACAACTTTACACTTACAGACCAGAACGGTAAAAGGGTAAGCCTGTCAGATTTTAGAGGAAAGTATCTTCTTGTGTTTTTTGGTTATACATACTGTCCAGACGTGTGTCCTACATCTATGCTCAGGATAAAAGAAACCCTTGAAAAGCTTGAAAAATACAAGGATAAAGTTCATGTTCTGTTCATATCTGTTGACCCAGAAAGGGATACACCTGAGCTTTTAAAGAAGTTTATATCTTTTTACGACCCTGACGGTAAGCACATAACAGGTCTTACGGGCAGTCCTGAGGAGATAAAAAAGATTGCAAAGATGTTCAGAGCTTATTACGAAAAGGTTCCTTTAAAGAATAACCCGGAGGTTGGATATCTGATTGACCATACAGCATTTATCTATCTTATTGATAAAAACGGTATTATGAGGCTTATATTCAGACCTGCAAACGATGACCCTGAGAAGATAGCACAGGATATTATTTATGTTATTAAATACTTTGGGGAGTAA
- a CDS encoding copper chaperone PCu(A)C produces the protein MRKIVGLFLLFFSISYSQPQIEIIDPWVRAVPPNAKNTALFMVIKNSGDELDTLTAVKTDIAKMVMIHKTVNEDGVMKMVHVHQLKIPPHSTVELKPGGYHIMIMGLKEPVHVNNMLKFTLIFKKSGKIDIKAPVKMK, from the coding sequence ATGAGAAAAATAGTTGGCTTATTTTTACTCTTTTTTAGCATCTCTTACAGCCAGCCACAGATAGAGATTATTGACCCGTGGGTCAGAGCTGTTCCTCCAAATGCAAAAAATACTGCGCTTTTTATGGTTATCAAAAACAGTGGAGATGAATTAGATACCCTGACGGCAGTGAAAACAGACATTGCAAAGATGGTTATGATACATAAAACCGTTAACGAAGATGGAGTTATGAAAATGGTTCACGTTCATCAGCTAAAAATACCTCCCCATTCTACTGTTGAGCTAAAACCTGGTGGATACCACATTATGATAATGGGACTTAAAGAACCAGTTCATGTTAATAATATGTTAAAATTCACATTAATATTTAAAAAATCAGGAAAAATAGATATTAAAGCTCCAGTAAAAATGAAGTAG
- a CDS encoding c-type cytochrome: MKRAVFIISILISFNAFGGITQEDIDKNPILKGKMLAKKCSWCHDINKNLVAPPFRVILERYKDVPENSLRKQFFQAIKNGSKGKWKKWMKENLKIKMGKLDSMYMPPQKEYYNDEEINLILDWLFSLRK; encoded by the coding sequence ATGAAAAGAGCAGTATTTATTATCAGCATATTGATATCTTTTAATGCATTTGGAGGCATTACTCAGGAAGACATAGATAAAAACCCTATACTAAAAGGTAAAATGTTAGCGAAAAAATGTTCGTGGTGTCATGATATCAACAAAAATTTGGTCGCCCCTCCATTTAGAGTAATATTAGAAAGATACAAAGACGTTCCTGAAAACAGCTTAAGAAAACAGTTTTTTCAGGCAATCAAAAATGGAAGTAAAGGAAAGTGGAAAAAGTGGATGAAAGAAAACCTGAAAATAAAGATGGGTAAACTTGATTCCATGTACATGCCTCCCCAAAAGGAGTACTATAACGATGAAGAAATAAATCTCATTCTTGACTGGTTATTCAGTTTAAGAAAATAA
- the gspG gene encoding type II secretion system major pseudopilin GspG: MRSIRGFTLLELLVVIVILSLLAAILIPKFTGRVEEARIKTTKVQLKEIKRALEMYRIDNGRYPTTEQGLKALVEKPTTEPLPKKWKQYLESVPKDGWGNEFIYIYPSDKHPFELKSKGADGELETDDDISVWDE, encoded by the coding sequence ATGAGAAGCATTAGAGGTTTTACACTTCTGGAACTTTTGGTTGTGATTGTTATTTTATCTTTACTTGCAGCAATACTTATACCAAAGTTTACAGGGAGGGTAGAAGAAGCAAGAATAAAAACGACAAAAGTCCAATTAAAGGAGATAAAAAGAGCCCTTGAGATGTATCGTATAGACAATGGAAGGTATCCGACAACAGAGCAAGGATTAAAGGCACTGGTAGAAAAACCTACAACAGAGCCGCTGCCAAAAAAATGGAAACAGTATTTAGAGTCTGTTCCCAAAGATGGATGGGGAAATGAGTTCATTTACATATACCCCTCTGACAAACATCCTTTTGAGCTAAAATCAAAAGGAGCAGACGGGGAACTTGAAACAGACGATGATATATCAGTGTGGGATGAATAG
- a CDS encoding type II secretion system protein, with translation MKYFSDTNFKTGFTLLELLIVVTLIAVVFTVAGMVFVNNLKSFSLLSSSLNENAIKLGFINQLTSQLFSKYEGRTINFLATKDGISFYTYYPVIYEGVVRAEYRFNKEEDGAITVIYEEFPYPDNKLGHAGLKKVFIGRFRQVEIEFLENNSWKTGYKSKNFPEVIKVDFGDAVHYITVNVKD, from the coding sequence ATGAAATACTTTTCAGATACAAATTTTAAAACAGGATTTACTTTATTAGAGCTTTTGATAGTTGTTACTCTTATTGCTGTAGTTTTTACTGTTGCAGGCATGGTGTTTGTGAACAATCTAAAAAGTTTTTCACTTTTAAGCTCTTCCCTTAATGAAAACGCCATCAAATTGGGATTTATAAATCAGTTAACTTCCCAGCTGTTTTCAAAGTATGAAGGAAGAACAATAAATTTTTTGGCTACCAAGGATGGGATATCTTTTTACACATACTACCCTGTTATATACGAAGGTGTTGTTCGAGCAGAATACAGATTTAATAAGGAAGAAGATGGAGCTATTACTGTGATTTATGAAGAGTTTCCCTATCCTGACAATAAATTGGGTCATGCAGGCCTAAAAAAAGTGTTCATCGGGAGATTTCGTCAGGTAGAGATAGAATTTTTAGAGAACAACAGCTGGAAAACAGGATATAAAAGTAAAAATTTCCCTGAAGTTATAAAGGTAGATTTTGGAGATGCAGTTCATTACATCACAGTAAATGTAAAGGATTAA
- a CDS encoding diguanylate cyclase — protein MVLYIIAVFHYYEDDKAMFIFETLLATGGLLNLLLLKLFGNVKLAENFILVGMLLLVIAIFINGGYENTGIYWIYTFPLLSFFIKGNREGFVWNLGLIAVVCFLVYLDYRNVVPIAYSYVEIRQSLLAYVIVMILAYIFEDALLRSYNKVSKMAVTDQLTGLYNRHYIFRKLSEEVKRARRYRENLCVILIDIDNFKSINDRFGHDVGDAVLKRVAEILRCNVREIDTVGRLGGEEFIIICPRTNIVGGRILGEKIRAVVENLREGNIPRITVSVGVGAFSSFDTPHELIKKADIALYRAKRSGKNKVVVYEILNPFINNKKEPAAVGRH, from the coding sequence GTGGTTCTTTATATCATTGCTGTATTTCATTACTACGAAGATGATAAAGCAATGTTCATATTTGAAACATTGCTGGCCACAGGGGGGTTATTAAATCTCCTTCTCCTAAAACTGTTTGGGAATGTTAAACTGGCAGAAAACTTTATACTCGTAGGCATGCTGCTTTTAGTTATAGCAATATTTATAAATGGTGGCTATGAAAATACTGGTATATACTGGATTTATACCTTTCCTCTTCTCTCATTTTTCATAAAAGGTAATAGAGAAGGTTTTGTATGGAATTTAGGCTTAATAGCTGTTGTGTGTTTCCTGGTTTACTTAGATTATAGAAATGTAGTGCCTATAGCTTACAGTTATGTAGAGATAAGGCAGTCCCTTCTCGCATATGTTATCGTTATGATTCTTGCTTACATATTTGAAGATGCTCTTCTTCGTTCTTACAATAAAGTATCAAAGATGGCGGTAACAGACCAGCTTACGGGACTGTACAACAGACACTATATATTCAGAAAGTTAAGTGAAGAAGTTAAAAGAGCCAGAAGATACAGAGAGAACCTGTGTGTGATACTGATTGATATAGATAACTTTAAGTCTATCAATGATAGGTTTGGGCATGATGTTGGAGATGCTGTTTTAAAGAGAGTGGCAGAAATTTTAAGATGTAATGTTAGAGAAATAGACACTGTTGGTAGACTGGGAGGAGAAGAATTTATAATCATCTGTCCCAGAACAAATATTGTAGGGGGAAGGATACTTGGTGAAAAAATAAGGGCAGTAGTGGAAAATCTTAGGGAAGGTAATATTCCCAGAATAACTGTAAGTGTAGGCGTAGGAGCTTTTTCTTCTTTTGATACACCCCATGAGCTGATAAAAAAGGCGGATATTGCTCTTTATAGGGCTAAAAGGTCAGGGAAAAACAAAGTTGTTGTTTATGAGATTTTAAATCCATTTATAAATAACAAAAAAGAGCCTGCCGCAGTGGGCAGGCATTGA
- a CDS encoding ABC transporter ATP-binding protein, protein MVKVRNLYKRFGKFEVLKGINLELQKGKVTAILGPNGSGKTTLIKSILGLVIPTSGDIYVKGINVRKNWDYRKFIGYMPQLAVFPENLTVKELINMLSDIRKEGYNPNIKEEIIERFKLSDYMEKKIKNLSGGTKQKVSALITFMFDPEIYFLDEPTVGLDPVSSSFLKDLIKKQSERNRLVVLTSHIMSEVEEVADEIVFLLEGSIYITGSVEEIIKNSGEKNLERAIAKLMEKSYNA, encoded by the coding sequence ATGGTCAAAGTGAGAAATCTTTACAAAAGATTTGGAAAGTTTGAGGTATTAAAAGGAATAAACCTTGAGCTTCAAAAGGGAAAAGTTACAGCAATACTGGGACCAAACGGCTCAGGAAAAACAACACTGATAAAATCCATCCTTGGTCTTGTTATTCCTACTTCAGGAGATATTTATGTAAAAGGCATAAATGTGAGAAAAAACTGGGATTACAGAAAATTTATAGGATATATGCCTCAGCTTGCTGTATTCCCAGAAAACCTTACAGTAAAAGAGCTGATAAACATGCTTTCAGACATTAGAAAAGAAGGTTACAATCCAAACATAAAAGAAGAGATTATTGAAAGATTTAAGCTTTCTGATTACATGGAAAAAAAGATAAAAAACCTTTCAGGAGGAACAAAACAGAAAGTAAGTGCTCTTATAACCTTTATGTTTGACCCTGAGATATATTTCCTTGACGAACCTACAGTGGGTCTTGACCCTGTATCCAGTAGTTTTCTGAAAGACCTTATAAAAAAACAGTCAGAGAGAAATAGACTTGTAGTCCTTACTTCCCACATAATGAGTGAAGTTGAAGAGGTTGCAGATGAGATTGTATTTTTGCTTGAAGGAAGTATCTATATCACAGGTTCTGTTGAAGAGATAATAAAAAACTCTGGAGAGAAAAATCTTGAAAGGGCAATAGCAAAACTGATGGAGAAAAGCTACAATGCTTAA
- a CDS encoding type II secretion system protein: MNSNRGFTLLEVVIAVVILSLSLTVILQVYANYLRDFKTEVEEIEKLQKVKRFLYKIPETGKSIPKVETKTKETKFGIQKEIYLIDGNEILFRYKF, translated from the coding sequence ATGAATAGTAACAGAGGTTTTACACTTCTTGAAGTAGTAATTGCTGTTGTTATACTTTCACTATCTTTGACGGTAATACTTCAAGTGTATGCAAATTACTTAAGAGATTTTAAAACAGAAGTTGAAGAGATAGAAAAACTGCAAAAGGTGAAAAGATTTTTATACAAAATTCCTGAAACAGGAAAATCTATTCCCAAAGTGGAAACTAAAACAAAAGAAACAAAATTTGGAATCCAAAAAGAGATATATCTGATAGATGGAAATGAAATACTTTTCAGATACAAATTTTAA
- a CDS encoding ABC transporter permease: MLKLLKYEFYNMFRNKWIIFYFLFFLILTSSLFYFAKEPAKVVSTLLQIVILVVPLISLILGTIFMYDSRNFIELLLSQPIDRKKIYISKYLGTTISLSASFILGVLLPYIYFLKNPDIAPEYFLYFSLILSGTFMTFIFVAFAFLISTFFEDRVKGFGVSILLWLYVTLIYDGVILFVIIYFREYPLEKSVLMLSMLNPVDIARIFTVLQLDIAALLGYTGTIFKQFFDTKLGMFLSLGVMLLWTLIPLLTGLVKFTKKDF, translated from the coding sequence ATGCTTAAGCTTTTGAAGTATGAGTTTTACAATATGTTTAGGAATAAATGGATTATCTTTTACTTTCTGTTTTTTCTTATTCTGACATCTTCGCTGTTTTATTTTGCAAAAGAGCCTGCAAAGGTTGTTTCTACCCTTCTTCAGATTGTGATTTTAGTTGTTCCCCTTATCAGCCTTATACTGGGAACGATATTTATGTATGATTCACGAAATTTTATTGAGCTTCTACTATCACAACCTATAGACAGAAAAAAGATATATATATCAAAATATCTTGGAACTACCATATCTCTGTCTGCCAGTTTTATACTTGGAGTTTTACTGCCTTACATATACTTTCTGAAAAACCCTGATATTGCCCCAGAGTATTTCCTATATTTTTCTCTCATTCTGTCAGGAACATTTATGACATTCATATTCGTTGCTTTTGCCTTTCTAATATCAACGTTTTTTGAAGACAGAGTGAAAGGTTTTGGAGTTTCTATTCTTCTGTGGCTCTACGTTACTCTTATATATGATGGTGTCATTTTATTTGTAATTATCTATTTTAGAGAATATCCCCTTGAAAAATCTGTTTTGATGCTATCTATGTTAAATCCTGTTGACATTGCGAGAATTTTTACAGTGCTACAGCTTGATATAGCAGCACTTTTAGGATACACAGGAACAATATTCAAGCAGTTTTTTGATACAAAGTTAGGAATGTTCCTATCACTTGGAGTTATGCTCCTATGGACTCTGATTCCCCTTTTAACAGGACTCGTTAAATTTACAAAAAAAGATTTTTAG
- the gspM gene encoding type II secretion system protein GspM produces MIERLYFYFNSLEKRERYLISFGIIFVILFIGIFFITVPHYKSVKKVKEKLYQEIERYNELRKLAGLYRANNKSSRKIEPLTLAKINELSQKAGIKEFLQSIRPVEKQGMQSYEVIIKGVSSEKFSAFIHNIKQEGYKIYFLSVKNPAQNQKLNVRIVLGD; encoded by the coding sequence ATGATAGAGAGATTATACTTTTATTTTAATTCGTTAGAAAAAAGAGAAAGATACCTGATATCTTTCGGAATAATTTTTGTTATCCTGTTTATAGGAATATTTTTCATAACAGTTCCCCACTACAAATCTGTGAAAAAAGTAAAAGAAAAGTTGTATCAAGAGATAGAAAGGTACAACGAATTAAGAAAATTGGCAGGTTTATACAGAGCAAACAATAAATCAAGTAGAAAAATAGAACCATTAACGTTAGCCAAAATAAACGAGCTTTCACAAAAAGCAGGAATAAAAGAGTTTTTACAATCTATACGTCCTGTTGAGAAGCAGGGTATGCAAAGTTATGAAGTTATCATAAAGGGAGTGTCTTCTGAAAAGTTTTCAGCTTTTATCCACAACATCAAACAAGAAGGATATAAAATCTATTTTCTTTCTGTTAAAAACCCAGCTCAGAACCAAAAATTAAATGTGCGAATAGTCTTGGGAGACTAA
- a CDS encoding TonB-dependent receptor translates to MKKLLAAGLLVPAIFSFSSAQEVIKVKKITVAEEVTEEETKGETREATEEEIKITRQIDIGEILSNLFPEINHIRKGGTANDITVRGFGRDNINVLLDGMRIYGACPNRMDPAVFHMSTRQVKEVQILEGPFDVENQGSLAAAVNLISKDPEKGIGGSVYFTGGYFDYMHGGFEAYGGNDKVKVLVGYSKQFSHPYKSGEGKRITEYANYKPSELDHTSFNIDNVWVKTVINPNDENTIKINYGFDEAKDVLYPYLMMDAVYDRTHRINGEYEIKPLGIKISAYWNFVKHDMQDRWRVSSSGWSRGYMMRTLAKTKTYGAKVVKSWKIGGVNLKTGIDAYLRNWKADNVVMNLDNRGMIPDVDIKNVGAFIKGSKKVNNFIISAGFRIDRTKSEADPNALGTANSTLYSDYYGTNYSLSKTDTYPSGNVVVRYKLDKRSSVYVGFGHTVRVPDPEERYIALAKPMTKPNWVGNPNLKRTKNNEIDAGFEYYAGLFGIKGNIFYSDLTDYVYLYKLTTGPKPAQSYQNIDAHIYGGDITVIGMLTDTVSVEAGAAYQRGKKDSGNYTDSDLAEIPPLKTRLAVKYDNGTVFGQIEGIYAARQGNVDSDLQEQPTKSYYVVNIKSGINAGNRAFIGIGIDNLFDKNYYTHLSYLRNPFSTGTKVPEPGRFVYMNVNYRF, encoded by the coding sequence ATGAAAAAGCTTTTAGCAGCAGGATTGTTAGTTCCAGCTATTTTTTCTTTTTCTTCAGCTCAGGAAGTAATCAAAGTAAAGAAAATCACAGTGGCTGAAGAAGTAACAGAAGAAGAAACAAAAGGAGAAACAAGAGAGGCAACAGAGGAAGAGATAAAGATAACCCGTCAGATAGATATTGGAGAAATACTGTCAAATCTGTTTCCAGAGATAAATCACATCAGAAAAGGAGGAACAGCCAATGACATTACTGTAAGAGGTTTTGGCAGAGATAACATAAATGTTTTGTTAGATGGGATGAGAATTTATGGAGCCTGTCCCAACAGAATGGATCCTGCCGTATTCCATATGTCAACAAGGCAGGTAAAGGAAGTTCAGATTCTGGAAGGACCATTTGATGTTGAAAATCAGGGCTCTTTAGCTGCCGCAGTAAATCTTATATCCAAAGACCCAGAAAAAGGGATAGGAGGCTCTGTATATTTCACAGGAGGATACTTTGATTACATGCACGGAGGGTTTGAAGCATACGGAGGAAACGACAAAGTAAAGGTTTTGGTAGGATACAGTAAACAGTTTTCACACCCATACAAATCTGGAGAGGGTAAAAGAATTACTGAATATGCTAACTACAAACCTTCAGAACTTGACCATACTTCATTTAATATTGACAATGTATGGGTTAAAACTGTGATAAATCCAAATGATGAAAACACTATCAAAATTAACTACGGATTTGATGAAGCAAAAGATGTTCTTTATCCGTATCTTATGATGGACGCAGTTTACGACAGAACACACAGAATAAACGGTGAATACGAGATAAAGCCTTTAGGTATAAAGATATCAGCTTACTGGAATTTTGTTAAACACGACATGCAGGACAGATGGAGAGTTAGTTCTTCTGGGTGGAGCAGAGGATACATGATGAGAACACTGGCAAAAACAAAAACATACGGGGCAAAAGTTGTAAAAAGCTGGAAGATAGGAGGAGTAAACCTGAAAACAGGAATTGATGCCTACCTGAGAAACTGGAAGGCAGACAATGTTGTTATGAACTTAGATAACAGAGGAATGATTCCTGACGTTGATATAAAAAATGTAGGGGCATTCATAAAGGGAAGCAAAAAGGTAAATAACTTTATAATCTCTGCAGGTTTTAGAATAGACAGAACCAAATCAGAAGCAGACCCAAATGCCCTTGGAACAGCAAATTCAACCCTTTACAGCGACTACTACGGAACAAACTACAGCCTTTCAAAAACAGATACATATCCTTCAGGAAACGTTGTAGTCAGATACAAGTTAGACAAAAGGTCTTCCGTTTATGTAGGTTTTGGACATACTGTTAGAGTTCCAGACCCGGAAGAGAGATACATTGCCCTTGCAAAGCCTATGACAAAACCAAACTGGGTGGGAAATCCAAACCTGAAAAGGACAAAAAATAATGAGATAGATGCAGGATTTGAGTATTACGCAGGTCTGTTTGGAATAAAGGGAAATATCTTTTACAGTGATTTAACAGACTATGTTTATCTTTATAAACTGACAACAGGTCCAAAACCTGCCCAGTCTTATCAGAACATAGATGCTCACATTTACGGTGGAGATATTACAGTTATAGGAATGCTCACAGATACTGTCTCTGTAGAAGCTGGAGCTGCATACCAGAGAGGTAAAAAAGACAGCGGAAATTACACAGACAGCGACCTTGCAGAAATTCCACCACTGAAAACAAGACTTGCCGTTAAATACGATAATGGAACAGTTTTTGGCCAGATAGAAGGAATTTATGCTGCAAGACAGGGAAATGTTGACTCAGACCTTCAGGAGCAGCCAACAAAATCCTACTATGTGGTAAACATAAAATCAGGTATAAATGCAGGAAACAGGGCATTTATTGGTATAGGAATTGACAATCTGTTTGATAAAAATTACTACACTCACCTGTCATATCTGAGAAATCCCTTCTCCACGGGAACAAAAGTTCCAGAGCCAGGAAGGTTTGTTTATATGAATGTAAATTATAGATTTTAG
- a CDS encoding type II secretion system F family protein — protein sequence MPVYRYTAINSKGKEEKGIVETTSLSHLRQILKSKNLTPIFVEEIQVSSQKGFIGSLLKNFLKKKISSEELSLLLYQLGVLLERNVHITDALTIVSSSQENSYIKDSLLKIKSLIGEGKSISEAFSSSGFFPEFLTEMVKAGEESGALGKIFLSSSEFVESQNEFRSKIINSLIYPSIVIGVGFISLFIIMQVVIPTITKIYAQFKIEIPTSTKIVIGISQITSVMIKIIPIIIVVAFFLKRKFITPEQIDGIKMKIPFFNKVYLYSEISNFSSTMYLLLKGGVTLTDALVIAVKSLKSKQLQELFKKGKEEVEKGFRLSDSLKNSKKLPVEVSQMIALGEESGQMEEMFCLLSILYKKHTEKLINRFLTLLEPITLIVLSVMIGFFIFATLFPIFNLSIK from the coding sequence ATGCCTGTATATAGATACACAGCAATTAACAGCAAAGGAAAAGAGGAAAAAGGAATAGTAGAAACCACCTCTTTATCTCATCTGAGACAGATTTTAAAATCTAAAAATTTAACGCCTATATTTGTAGAGGAAATCCAGGTTTCTTCCCAAAAGGGTTTTATTGGTTCCTTGTTAAAAAATTTCCTTAAGAAAAAGATATCTTCTGAAGAGTTGTCACTACTTTTATATCAGCTTGGAGTTTTGTTGGAACGAAATGTCCATATTACGGATGCTCTTACAATAGTAAGCAGCTCACAGGAAAACAGTTATATAAAAGACAGCCTGCTCAAGATTAAATCTTTGATAGGTGAAGGAAAAAGTATATCCGAAGCTTTCAGCAGTTCAGGGTTTTTTCCAGAATTCCTTACAGAAATGGTAAAAGCAGGAGAAGAAAGTGGCGCACTGGGAAAGATTTTCCTTTCTAGTTCAGAATTTGTAGAGAGTCAGAATGAATTCAGGTCAAAAATTATAAACTCTCTCATATATCCATCAATAGTAATAGGAGTGGGATTTATTTCCCTGTTTATAATTATGCAGGTTGTTATTCCTACTATCACAAAAATATATGCCCAGTTTAAGATAGAAATTCCAACATCAACTAAAATAGTGATAGGAATATCTCAGATAACTTCTGTTATGATAAAAATAATTCCTATTATTATTGTTGTAGCTTTTTTTTTGAAAAGAAAATTTATAACTCCAGAACAGATAGACGGTATCAAAATGAAAATTCCTTTCTTTAACAAAGTTTATCTCTACTCAGAGATATCAAACTTTTCAAGCACTATGTATCTGCTCCTTAAAGGAGGAGTAACATTAACTGACGCTTTAGTCATAGCTGTTAAATCTCTGAAAAGTAAACAACTCCAAGAGCTGTTTAAAAAAGGTAAAGAAGAAGTGGAGAAAGGATTCAGACTGTCAGATAGTTTAAAAAACAGCAAAAAATTACCTGTAGAAGTTTCCCAGATGATAGCTTTAGGTGAAGAAAGTGGCCAGATGGAAGAGATGTTTTGCCTGCTGTCTATTCTTTATAAAAAACATACAGAAAAACTGATAAACAGATTTTTAACCCTTTTAGAACCTATAACTTTGATTGTTTTATCTGTTATGATAGGCTTCTTTATATTTGCAACCTTATTCCCCATATTTAATCTGTCTATTAAATGA